The Quercus lobata isolate SW786 chromosome 4, ValleyOak3.0 Primary Assembly, whole genome shotgun sequence genome segment TGTTTAGGGGGAAATTGAGTGAATGTGAGCAAGATGAAGGTCGTGCATTATGGTGTAACAACAGGAACTACCAAAATAAAACCTGACCAGCCTATAGAAGTGCCTCAAATTCCAGCAGATTTTTCCGAAGATTGCACTGATTTTTCTTTGGAAGATTTATCAAAGCCCTTATGTCCTATGCATGAGTACTCTATTGACTTTGTCAAAGGTACAAGTTGTCTAGTGAGCAACATAGGGGATACTGAGTTGAAGATAGATGCAAGTGATCAAGGGAAGCTTGAAGTAATGCAACAAGACTCAAAAGAGATGGAAACTGTTGATGAAgtagttgaaattgaaagggCAGCGTATCAAAATTACAAGGCAGAAGTGAAGACTATAATACTCGAAGCATCTTATTCCCAAGTTCATGTTGCTTGCCAAAGTAGGATTTTATTGCCTACACCaacttttcaaaatattgaTTTTGTCATTCCAGAAAAGTTTAATGGGTCAATTGAATTGGTGGGTGTATCATTATCATCATTGCTACCACAAACgaagaaacaaaaggaaattcaaattcaaagtgTTTATTCAATGTCAAGGATGCACttcaagaaaacaattttttttttacttcaacaCTTCAAAACTCGAGGTCGAGTTTTCTCCAACCAAGGGAGAATGATGCAAGAGGCAAAAGGAAGacagatttattatattttatttgattttatgtatCAAGGGCAGttttataatttcataatattctAGAATGGGCTGTGCTAACAGTCCATTAGATcttcttttgggctttattttaagtttggttATTTAGTTGGGCTTAGTAGTAAAAGATTGAGTCCAAGTCCAAGTCTTATTAGGGTTTTAAGAAAACCTAATTCAACTAGGATTAGGTATTAGTTTTCTATTTAAAGAGTTCTACTCTATTGAGTTGATTATTAATGAGTTGATTATTAATGAGTGCTTTCAGAATTTAAGAGCTATGCtttcttttatggtttgtgTGATGCAACCTTCTCTGAGGTGTGATGCCAAGGAATCCTAGGTGTGATGCTTAGGAAGTCTAGGTGTGATtccaataatttttatattttctttaattttaccATTCACGGTTACTGTTCACATCATTGTTCACAGCAGcccaaatcttgaatttcacCTTTGATTTCATTCCTAAAACCCTATTAATCCTTGTCCCTTTGGAAACCCTATAATTCCCATTATTTTCTATAGCCTATTCCCCACCAAAACCTAACCCTAATTCTGCAAAACCTATACCAAATCTGCCCCTCGTGTTCTAAATCAGATTACCTTGTTCCCCCTTGTCCTACGTCATAATTGGTATGTGGGAAATGGGAATTACATAATGGCCACTATGATTTGCACCATGAGAATAGGAATGTAATAAGAAGAAATCTTGCAACAGACTTGTCCTCGCCCCGCCCCCCTTCTTTTTCCCTTCCTTTTctccacccccaaaaaaaaaaaaaaaaaaaaaaaaaaaaaaaatgaaaaccaacaaaaaagGCCAAATTGTTCACTTAGGGTTCGTTTGGgagaagggaatggaatgaaaagaatcattttagaatattctttccTTCCCTTATTTGGAaattttaatggagggaatggaaagttcattcccttgtttgagagtttaagtaggagggaatggaatggaattagatttaatgatttttttactaaaactctcaaaatacccttgtatattcaactctttattttaaaataggggtcaaatagtaatattgtcataaaatgattccgtTCTATTTCCTCCATGTTACTCctaaacaagattacttacattccattacttacattccattcattttcattcctttattttaaaacatccaatcaagattacttaatttcattccattccattattttccattcctttcccttacttaaatacatttcattccattccatttacttcccttatgaactcccaagcgAAGCCTTAGGTttcgtttgggaggagggaatggaatggaaaggaaaggaatgaaaataatcatttttgaatatttttccattcccttgtttgggagttttaatggaagAAATGGAAAACCCATTctcttatttgggagtttaagtaagagggaatgaaatgggtaGGAGGGACCACttattcctctctattcccttcaaaccttaaattttcatttcccccaaaattgggaggaattgaagggaatgaaattagatttaatgattttttttactaaaactcccaaaatacccttgtatattcaactctttattttaaaataggagtctaatagtaatattgttataaaatgattccatttcaTTTCCTACATGTTGCTctcaaacaagattacttacattccattcatttttattcatttccattcctttattttaaaacatccaatcaaggttacttaatttcattctattccattcattttccttacttaaatacattccattccattcctttccattcccttatgatcatttcattccattttatTCCCTTCCCTTATGAAATAATAACCTTGAATTTATAGTTTTGgtttcaaaacaaattatgaAATACTTAAAGATTaatcatctttaaattttaaaaatatttagagtGGTCTAAAGGCCTGCTTTTGACACCTAACCTAGcgtttcttctttatttctttttccccttgttttaagagagagatatatatatatatatatattttaaaatttatttttagtccATGTCACTGATGCCCTCGTCACTCTTAATGGGCCAAAATACTTTCTGTTAAGCACAGAGGACAATCTTTTTATAGTGGGAGTTGCCAATTTAAGTTACTGTAAGTCTGTAACCACTACAAACCCACATTagcaaaagcaaaacataaTGCCAAGGTGACTAATTGAACTGATTTCATTTTACCAAACTCAATGACTCTAAGGCTGATTTTCTTCTATCAGAAAGTAGGTTGCTACTTCTTCTAGCAGAGGTTTCTAGACCGTTTTCAATTAGCCTAAAATAAATCCATCAAACAAGTAAACAGAGAATAGTGATCATGGTTCTACAAAAGAATTGGTAAGGTCTATACTAGAAGTTTCAATAAATGGATGGAGGTGTAAAACCAGTGATGCCCAAGCTCTATCTGATATAATCAAAACTTTCTACAAACTAACATTTTTAACCCTGCTCAAAGAGTATTTAATCCTAGAGCTTTACAAAAGTGGTTGTGACAGCACCAAATACTTTTATTTAACCTTCTCATATCAAGAGAAACTATGTATGAAGTTGGACAACAGTTTTAAGATACCATGACAGTCCCTTATTACCTGTCAAAAGTCTCCTATCACACTGCTTAATTCAAATCACGATACATATAAAATTAACATCAATAATAGCATGATATAGGTAGAACTACATCTTATCAAATACATGACATCTCAGGCATATATACaccagcaaaaaaaattattgagctAGTTAATCACCATACCTGCCCACTACAAAAAGGTCCAGCCCCAATACCAATGGTAGGAATCCGAAGAGCTGATGTGGCTGCAGCAGCCACCGGTGGAGGAACACATTCCAAAACAACAGAGAAACACCCTGCTTCCTGTAAAGCCATTGCGGTCTCCACAACCTACACAGAACAATTCCCTTCAACATAACAACAAAACACCcagcgcgcacacacacacatatgaaAAAACGAGGAGGGCACCTTGACAGCACTGGCAACGTTCTTGCCCTGGGGCCTGAATCCCCCAAGAACACTGATGGCCTGAGGAGTAAGTCCCACATGCCCCATAACTGCAATTCCAGCTTCCACAATAGCTTTTGCTGCACTAATTCTTGAAGGAGACCCTCCTTCCAATTTTATGGCATCCATTCCTCCTTCCTTCAAAACCCTCACTGCTGTATCAACTGCCTGCGCATACAACATCACCAATCACCAACCATTGCTCACTTAACCAAAGAGTAATGCAACAAACACagcattttcacaattttttcacaactgATTATTGAAGCAATGTTACTTTCACCAAAGCTCACCCTTGACACCCACTTTTATTGTGCACCAATCAAATTATGGCATATTAACAGCCATGAAATATGTATCAGAAACCCGATCACCATAATGCATGGTAGCATCTAGCATACTTTAAGTATTTTAATCAAGCAAAGAGCCTTAACTCAACTAGTACTTCCCGgtccaaggttcaaatccccgTCCTCAGCTATCGAATTatttcaacaataaaaaaaggTGTTTTAATCATagcattttgtttatattcaCAACGAAATGggaatattaaaacataaagtACATAATCATAAGTACTGTACCATATAAAAAACACAGACACAGACACTCACATACAGAACACGTTGGTAATGGTACATAGAATTTTCCAAGACGAAAGCCCCATAAAATTGGTTATAATCAAACACAGAAACTGGGAATTTAGCAATACCAATACCTGACTAGTACTAGATTCGTAGGTACCAAAGGGCAAGTCCCCAACAAGAAGTGGGCGTTGAGCGCCACGCGCGACAGCACGGCAATGAACAAGCATTTCATCGAGCGAAATAGGAAGAGTAGTGTCGTGACCATGGACAACCATGGAAGCCGAGTCACCGACCAAACACACATCAATACCTGCGGTGTCTAAGTGCACAGCTGACGGGTAATCATAGGCAGTTACAACCGTTATGGGCTGAGCCTTACGGTGCTTTTGCCGTAAATGGGTGAGAGTCACTCTTTGGTTTGGATTCTGATTCTTTGGCCCACCGTACACTGTGTTTTCTGGGACATTGCTCATGCAGCGAAGGAGGGTGAAGaaattggaattggaattggtTTTTAGAGTTTTGGCTTTAGAGAGAAAAGCGAGggtggtcatttttttggttttggtgttATTGTGTGGGGAAGTTGGATTTGGGTTGTTGAATTTATAGTGTATCATGAATGAT includes the following:
- the LOC115988099 gene encoding 3-methyl-2-oxobutanoate hydroxymethyltransferase 1, mitochondrial-like, with the translated sequence MIHYKFNNPNPTSPHNNTKTKKMTTLAFLSKAKTLKTNSNSNFFTLLRCMSNVPENTVYGGPKNQNPNQRVTLTHLRQKHRKAQPITVVTAYDYPSAVHLDTAGIDVCLVGDSASMVVHGHDTTLPISLDEMLVHCRAVARGAQRPLLVGDLPFGTYESSTSQAVDTAVRVLKEGGMDAIKLEGGSPSRISAAKAIVEAGIAVMGHVGLTPQAISVLGGFRPQGKNVASAVKVVETAMALQEAGCFSVVLECVPPPVAAAATSALRIPTIGIGAGPFCSGQVLVYHDLLGMLQHPHHAKVTPKFCKQFARVGDVINKALLEYREEVTNGSFPGPVHSPYKIGGSDVKDFLNELQKLGLEKAASAAAEAAEKTSKAESPGGGSPASD